In a genomic window of Brettanomyces nanus chromosome 1, complete sequence:
- the RPB7 gene encoding DNA-directed RNA polymerase II subunit (BUSCO:EOG0934406K) — protein MFFIKDLALNLTLHPSYFGPNMKQYLRQKLLTDVEGTCTGQFGYIVCVLDCMNIDVGKGKLLTGDTGYSEFEVKYRAVVWKPFKGEVVDAVVSSVNSMGFFADVGPLSVFISKHLIPNDMKYTPSHTPPAYISEDQVIMKGAKVRIKIIGTRADVNSISAIGSIKEDYLGPL, from the coding sequence atgttcttcatcaaagacCTTGCGTTGAATCTCACACTTCATCCTTCGTACTTTGGACCCAATATGAAGCAGTATCTTCGACAGAAGTTACTGACTGATGTTGAAGGTACGTGTACAGGTCAGTTCGGATACATTGTGTGCGTTCTAGATTGCATGAATATAGACGTAGGAAAGGGAAAGTTACTCACAGGAGATACTGGTTACTCAGAATTCGAGGTTAAGTATAGAGCAGTAGTTTGGAAGCCTTTCAAGGGAGAAGTGGTGGATGCCGTGGTGTCATCTGTCAATAGTATGGGATTCTTTGCCGATGTGGGACCGTTATCAGTATTTATTTCAAAACACTTGATTCCTAACGACATGAAATATACACCTTCCCATACTCCTCCTGCTTATATAAGTGAAGATCAGGTGATTATGAAAGGTGCCAAGGTGAGAATAAAGATCATTGGTACTAGAGCAGATGTCAATAGTATCAGTGCTATTGGAAGTATCAAGGAGGATTATTTAGGACCATTGTGA
- the MRPL23 gene encoding 54S ribosomal protein L23, mitochondrial (BUSCO:EOG09344A8M), with the protein MSNKIGKTGLAFARVWHHVDLAEDTRTLGRLASQIAIALIGKHKPVAHSTQDLGDYVVVSNCKYLRVTGRKMEDKTYWYHTTKPGTGKAVPMEKVVKDYGYGEVLRRAVSRMLPKNKHRDSRLRRLKVFDGSENPYRQNLIAWADQKPLVEQRLKEFNERKRVREEYSKRMANRNTNL; encoded by the coding sequence ATGTCCAATAAAATCGGTAAAACCGGCTTGGCCTTTGCCCGAGTGTGGCACCATGTTGATCTTGCAGAAGATACTAGAACCTTGGGAAGATTGGCCTCTCAGATAGCTATAGCCCTAATTGGAAAGCACAAGCCCGTGGCTCACTCTACACAAGATTTGGGCGACTACGTGGTTGTGTCCAATTGCAAGTATCTTCGAGTCACCGGAAGAAAAATGGAGGATAAAACTTACTGGTATCACACCACTAAACCAGGAACAGGTAAAGCGGTTCCTATGGAGAAAGTCGTTAAAGACTATGGATATGGAGAAGTACTTCGAAGAGCTGTGAGCCGGATGCTTCCAAAGAACAAGCACAGAGATTCCAGACTACGCAGACTTAAAGTATTTGACGGTTCCGAAAACCCTTATCGACAGAATTTAATTGCTTGGGCTGACCAGAAGCCGCTAGTAGAACAAAGACTGAAGGAGTTCAAcgagagaaagagagttaGGGAGGAATACAGCAAGAGAATGGCCAATAGAAATACCAACTTATAA